The following coding sequences are from one Mesorhizobium onobrychidis window:
- a CDS encoding IS91 family transposase → MARSGPEVADIFRCYGEAYREQHDASLSTAQRRVMTAIELCRTAALGGHVEACDQCGHRRIAFNSCRDRHCPRCQSVARAQWLEDRRAELLDTQYFHVVFTLPGDIAAIAYHNKALVYGLLFRAAAETLRTIAADPKHLGAEIGFFAVLHSWGQNLLHHPHLHCVVAGGGLSADGRRWIACKPGFFLPVRVLSRLFRRLFLEHLEKAFDAGQLQFFSGPQHLSERDAFRRYLAPLRKAEWVVFAKPPFAGPAQVLDYVGRYTHRVAISNNRLIDIEDNAVRFRWKDYRHGNRQKVMTVASDEFIRRFLLHVLPEGFHRIRYYGFLGNRYRAQKLAHCRDLLGMPVPEPSDGSSERDYRDRYEDLTGHSLRQCPACRQGQMIIVDIFDGATGPPPYWDTS, encoded by the coding sequence ATGGCCCGCTCGGGGCCGGAAGTGGCGGATATCTTCCGCTGCTACGGCGAAGCCTATCGCGAGCAGCATGACGCGTCGCTGTCGACCGCCCAGCGCCGCGTCATGACGGCGATCGAACTGTGCCGGACCGCCGCGCTCGGCGGGCATGTCGAAGCATGCGATCAATGCGGCCACCGGCGCATCGCCTTCAACAGCTGCCGCGACAGGCATTGCCCCCGCTGCCAATCGGTGGCTCGCGCGCAATGGCTGGAGGATCGTCGCGCCGAGCTCCTCGACACGCAATACTTTCACGTCGTCTTCACGCTGCCCGGCGACATTGCCGCCATCGCCTATCACAACAAGGCTCTCGTCTACGGCCTGCTCTTCCGCGCCGCCGCCGAGACCCTGCGCACCATCGCCGCCGATCCCAAGCACCTGGGCGCCGAGATCGGCTTCTTCGCCGTGCTGCACAGCTGGGGCCAGAACCTGCTTCATCATCCGCATCTGCACTGCGTCGTCGCCGGCGGCGGCCTGTCTGCCGACGGTCGTCGGTGGATCGCCTGCAAGCCCGGCTTCTTCTTGCCGGTCCGGGTGCTCTCACGCCTGTTCCGACGATTGTTTCTGGAGCACCTGGAGAAAGCCTTCGACGCCGGCCAGTTGCAGTTTTTCTCTGGCCCGCAGCACCTGAGCGAGCGCGACGCCTTCCGGCGCTATTTGGCGCCGCTACGAAAGGCTGAGTGGGTCGTCTTTGCCAAACCGCCCTTCGCCGGACCTGCCCAGGTGCTCGACTATGTCGGGCGCTATACGCACCGCGTCGCCATCTCCAACAACCGCCTCATCGATATCGAGGACAACGCCGTTCGTTTCCGCTGGAAGGACTACCGGCACGGCAATCGGCAGAAGGTCATGACCGTCGCGTCCGACGAGTTCATTCGCCGCTTCTTGTTGCACGTCCTGCCCGAGGGCTTTCATCGCATCCGCTACTACGGCTTCCTCGGCAATCGCTACCGCGCGCAAAAGCTCGCCCACTGCCGCGACCTGCTCGGCATGCCGGTTCCAGAGCCGTCGGATGGCTCTTCCGAAAGGGATTACCGCGACCGCTATGAGGATCTCACCGGTCATTCCCTCAGGCAATGCCCCGCCTGTCGTCAAGGCCAGATGATCATCGTCGATATCTTCGACGGCGCCACTGGACCCCCGCCATACTGGGATACCTCATGA
- a CDS encoding tyrosine-type recombinase/integrase, producing the protein MTQLRQRMSEDMEVRNLALNTQLSYLQQVSLYARHFGKSPDLLGREDIRTYQVYLTNEKKLSPGSIHTAIAALRFLYSVTLERDWAPEEVLPLPKKPQKLPIILSAEEVQRFLGCVLDVKHHAILTTCYAAGLRISEAVQLKPTGIDSQRMVIRVEQGKGQKDRYVMLSPKLLEILRDYWKLRRPKAWLFPGDRAGQPITRGAVGQACAKACDLSGLSKPVTPHSLRHAFAVHLLEAGADVRTIQLLLGHRSLATTAHYLRIATNKVCATSSPFELLPRPAPTVPPAAKPQYF; encoded by the coding sequence ATGACCCAACTTCGCCAGCGCATGAGCGAGGACATGGAGGTGCGCAACCTCGCGCTCAACACCCAACTCTCCTATCTTCAGCAGGTGTCGCTGTATGCGCGTCACTTCGGCAAGTCGCCGGACTTGCTCGGGCGCGAGGATATTCGGACCTATCAGGTCTATCTGACCAACGAGAAGAAGCTGTCGCCTGGTTCGATCCACACAGCAATTGCGGCGCTGCGCTTTCTCTACAGTGTGACGCTCGAGAGGGATTGGGCGCCTGAAGAGGTCCTGCCGCTTCCCAAGAAGCCGCAGAAGCTGCCGATCATCCTCAGTGCCGAGGAAGTTCAGCGGTTCCTCGGCTGCGTCCTCGACGTCAAACACCACGCCATCCTGACCACTTGCTATGCCGCCGGCTTGCGCATCTCGGAAGCGGTTCAGCTAAAGCCCACGGGCATCGACAGCCAGAGAATGGTCATCCGCGTCGAGCAGGGCAAAGGCCAGAAGGACCGTTACGTGATGCTGTCGCCCAAGCTGCTGGAGATCCTGCGTGACTATTGGAAGCTGCGGCGGCCAAAGGCGTGGCTCTTCCCCGGCGATCGTGCCGGCCAGCCGATCACCAGGGGTGCGGTGGGACAGGCCTGCGCGAAAGCGTGCGACCTCTCCGGCTTGTCCAAACCGGTCACGCCGCACAGTTTGCGGCACGCCTTCGCCGTCCATCTGTTGGAGGCCGGCGCCGACGTGCGCACCATTCAACTGCTGCTCGGTCACCGCAGCCTCGCGACCACCGCCCATTACCTGCGGATTGCCACCAACAAGGTCTGCGCCACATCGAGCCCCTTCGAGCTCTTACCGCGTCCGGCGCCCACCGTGCCGCCGGCCGCCAAGCCTCAGTACTTCTGA
- a CDS encoding IS4 family transposase, producing the protein MRFAPSIFGQLLEPIDRRQFQAIVDRHDGDAYDKSFRSWDHLVALIYAQFCGSSGLRGLEAGWNANSQHHYHLGSGPLMRSTLSDANRRRPVAIFAEAFGLVAGLLDRQTRREGTEMLRLIDSTPIPLGKLCDWAKSNGRIRGMKVHVVYDPKADCPRVLDITDANVNDAQVGRQITIEAGATYVFDKGYCHYGWWTAIAEAGSIFVTRPKANMGLALVCDRPIAEPQGDGFLVVEDSEVSLVSKGVCKLPMRLRRLRVQREEGDTITLLTNDLERSAIEIGRLYKGRWQIELLFRWIKQHLKIRKFLGNNGNAIRLQLFAAMIAYALLRIVARTRRVPIPILRFTELVAQYLFGRRKMHTIHKPPPVNQSRPKDRASPNQMAFIYE; encoded by the coding sequence ATGCGCTTTGCACCTAGCATCTTCGGGCAGCTTCTTGAACCCATCGATCGGCGTCAATTCCAAGCAATTGTGGATCGCCACGACGGGGATGCGTACGACAAATCGTTCAGAAGCTGGGATCATCTGGTGGCGCTGATCTATGCCCAGTTCTGCGGCAGCAGCGGCTTGCGTGGCCTGGAAGCCGGCTGGAACGCCAACAGCCAGCATCATTATCACCTGGGCAGCGGTCCCTTGATGCGTTCGACCTTGTCGGACGCCAACAGACGGCGTCCGGTCGCCATCTTTGCCGAGGCGTTCGGTCTGGTGGCGGGTCTGCTTGACCGGCAGACGCGGCGCGAGGGCACAGAAATGCTGCGGCTGATCGACTCGACCCCCATTCCGCTCGGCAAACTGTGCGATTGGGCCAAGTCGAACGGGCGCATCCGCGGCATGAAGGTGCATGTCGTCTATGACCCGAAGGCCGACTGTCCGCGCGTCCTCGACATCACCGACGCCAACGTCAACGACGCCCAGGTCGGCCGCCAGATCACGATCGAAGCTGGAGCGACCTACGTGTTCGACAAGGGCTACTGCCATTATGGCTGGTGGACGGCGATCGCCGAAGCCGGATCGATCTTCGTGACGCGGCCCAAGGCCAACATGGGGCTGGCGCTGGTGTGCGATCGCCCTATAGCCGAGCCGCAGGGCGACGGCTTCCTGGTTGTGGAAGACAGTGAGGTAAGCCTGGTCAGCAAGGGCGTTTGCAAGCTGCCGATGCGCCTGCGTCGCCTGCGCGTTCAGCGCGAAGAGGGCGACACCATCACGCTTTTGACCAACGATCTGGAGCGCTCCGCCATCGAGATTGGACGGCTCTACAAAGGCCGCTGGCAAATCGAGCTTCTGTTCCGATGGATCAAGCAGCACCTCAAGATCCGCAAGTTCCTCGGCAACAACGGCAATGCCATTCGCCTGCAACTCTTTGCCGCAATGATCGCCTATGCGCTGCTGCGCATTGTCGCGCGCACCCGCCGCGTCCCTATTCCAATCTTGAGGTTCACAGAACTGGTCGCTCAATACTTGTTCGGGCGGCGGAAAATGCACACCATCCACAAGCCGCCACCGGTCAATCAAAGCCGACCAAAAGACCGAGCCTCTCCCAATCAGATGGCCTTCATATATGAATAA
- a CDS encoding ABC transporter substrate-binding protein, translating into MAISRRNLLKTGIAAGAAFSIPSVLRAQTAATEARTVRMSMSGIPSIFDPVITVSQTTTDHAAAIYDTLFALDSKFMPQPQMVGKWGASDDKKTYTFELRDGLGWHDGNSVTAADCVASIRRWGQVDPGGQLIMERASDISKKDDKTFTIALKEPLGLLPNLLANLLYVMREKDADKPATEAVTTNIGSGPFKFNQAAARPGASLTYDRNDKYLPRQEPVDGLAGGKVVKVDRVIWENIGDAQTAIAALQAGEIVFYLTPPADLFPAIESDPNLELQVLYKHGQDFFLRINCLQKPFDNLKARQAMLHLVDQKAFLQILSSNQKYTNTVTSFFGSGNPVSNDENTGWFKKGGDPEKAKQLFKEAGYAGEKVVILQPTDWSDASNTSQLLADALRKIGIDSELAPSDWSGLVARRSNKNAIENGGWSIFITSDTDFARGEPMTTSHLALNGEKAWYGWPQNDEYEALRAKWADVETVDERKALARKMQGIAWDYVPEVLLGQFTAPIARRKTLTGLIGMPDIVPMWNMEKA; encoded by the coding sequence ATGGCGATTTCTCGACGCAATCTCTTAAAGACGGGTATCGCCGCCGGAGCGGCTTTTTCGATCCCTTCCGTCCTGCGGGCGCAAACGGCAGCGACCGAGGCGCGGACGGTCCGTATGTCGATGAGCGGCATACCGAGTATATTCGATCCCGTTATTACGGTTTCTCAAACCACCACCGACCACGCTGCGGCGATTTACGACACGCTGTTCGCGCTTGATTCGAAATTTATGCCGCAGCCGCAGATGGTGGGAAAGTGGGGCGCTTCGGATGACAAGAAGACTTACACTTTTGAGCTCCGCGATGGCCTAGGATGGCACGATGGCAACTCCGTTACCGCGGCGGATTGTGTGGCCTCAATTCGTCGCTGGGGCCAAGTGGATCCCGGCGGGCAGTTGATCATGGAGCGGGCCAGCGACATCTCGAAGAAGGACGATAAAACTTTCACGATCGCGCTCAAGGAACCTCTGGGGCTACTTCCCAATCTCCTGGCGAATCTGCTCTACGTCATGCGGGAGAAGGATGCGGATAAGCCGGCAACGGAAGCAGTGACAACCAACATCGGATCGGGACCGTTCAAATTTAATCAAGCTGCGGCGAGGCCTGGCGCTAGTTTAACTTACGACCGCAATGATAAATATTTACCACGCCAGGAACCAGTTGACGGATTGGCCGGTGGGAAAGTCGTCAAGGTCGACCGCGTGATTTGGGAGAATATTGGCGATGCACAAACTGCTATCGCGGCCCTTCAGGCGGGTGAGATTGTTTTTTATCTCACGCCGCCTGCGGATCTTTTCCCAGCCATTGAGAGCGATCCAAACCTTGAGCTCCAGGTTCTCTACAAGCACGGTCAGGACTTTTTCCTGCGCATTAATTGCTTGCAAAAGCCGTTCGACAATTTGAAGGCGCGCCAAGCAATGCTTCACTTAGTCGATCAAAAAGCCTTTTTGCAAATCCTTTCCTCCAACCAGAAGTACACGAATACTGTCACGTCATTTTTTGGCAGTGGCAATCCCGTATCTAACGATGAAAATACCGGATGGTTCAAAAAGGGAGGCGACCCGGAAAAGGCGAAGCAACTCTTCAAGGAAGCAGGATATGCAGGCGAAAAAGTCGTTATTCTTCAGCCGACGGACTGGTCAGACGCCAGCAACACTTCGCAACTTCTAGCAGACGCTCTACGCAAGATCGGGATTGACTCCGAGCTTGCCCCGAGCGACTGGAGCGGGCTTGTTGCACGCCGATCAAACAAGAACGCCATCGAAAATGGGGGCTGGAGTATCTTTATAACAAGCGACACCGACTTCGCCCGTGGTGAGCCTATGACTACATCCCATCTCGCGCTGAATGGCGAGAAAGCATGGTACGGTTGGCCACAGAATGATGAGTACGAGGCCCTTCGTGCCAAATGGGCCGATGTTGAAACGGTGGATGAGCGCAAGGCTCTGGCCCGCAAAATGCAGGGAATTGCTTGGGATTATGTGCCCGAGGTTCTCCTGGGCCAATTTACGGCGCCAATCGCACGCCGAAAGACGCTCACCGGCCTCATCGGCATGCCTGATATCGTTCCCATGTGGAACATGGAAAAAGCTTGA
- a CDS encoding ABC transporter permease: MAGYILRRIVSTIAVMALVGIFVFLLLRLAPGDPAAMIAGRSATEEMIAGIREQLGLNDPMPVQFMRWVRDMLGGDFGTSIFAGRPVLELISQRLEPTLSLSILTMILSVTVGVSFGIFAAWRTGGLVDRLLTAFSAFGYSVPVFVIGYFLIYFFAIKTHWLPVQGYVEIERGLGPWFEHLVLPTVALSLGFIAFIARVTRASMLEVLSEDYMRTAAAKGASSYAMLFHHALKNAGVPILTVIGISFAYLIGGVVLTETVFNIPGIGRLVVDAINNRDYPIIQSVLILTSGLYVLINLAVDLAYTLIDPRIRY; encoded by the coding sequence ATGGCTGGTTACATCCTTCGCAGAATTGTTTCGACCATCGCCGTTATGGCGTTGGTCGGGATCTTCGTTTTCTTGCTGCTCAGGCTGGCGCCGGGGGACCCTGCGGCGATGATCGCCGGCAGGTCGGCCACGGAGGAGATGATCGCCGGCATCCGCGAGCAGCTGGGACTGAACGATCCCATGCCGGTTCAGTTCATGCGTTGGGTGCGCGACATGCTCGGCGGCGATTTCGGCACCTCGATCTTTGCCGGACGACCGGTCCTCGAGCTCATCTCGCAGCGGCTTGAACCGACCCTTTCCCTGTCGATCCTGACAATGATCCTTTCGGTAACGGTCGGGGTCTCCTTCGGCATCTTTGCCGCGTGGCGAACTGGCGGTCTCGTCGACCGGCTCCTCACCGCCTTTTCAGCGTTTGGTTATTCTGTCCCGGTCTTTGTCATCGGCTATTTCCTCATATACTTCTTCGCCATCAAGACACACTGGCTGCCGGTTCAGGGATACGTGGAGATCGAGCGTGGCCTCGGGCCATGGTTCGAGCATCTGGTCCTGCCCACCGTGGCGTTAAGTCTTGGCTTCATTGCATTCATCGCCCGGGTTACGCGGGCGAGCATGCTCGAGGTTCTGTCGGAAGACTATATGCGAACGGCCGCCGCCAAAGGCGCTTCGTCCTATGCCATGCTTTTCCACCATGCCTTGAAGAATGCCGGCGTCCCGATCCTGACCGTCATCGGCATAAGCTTCGCTTATCTGATCGGCGGAGTTGTGCTTACGGAAACGGTGTTCAACATACCCGGTATCGGTCGTTTGGTCGTCGATGCGATCAACAACCGTGACTATCCCATCATCCAGAGCGTGCTCATCCTGACTTCGGGTCTGTATGTCCTTATCAATCTCGCGGTCGATCTCGCCTATACGCTGATCGATCCCCGCATACGATACTGA
- a CDS encoding ABC transporter permease, translating to MTILSAPVEAVPMGRLRISDIPRLTRRHPLVLAGGGLLALLIVLALAAPLYAGDPVNLDPFKRLQPPSAEMWFGSDNLGRDVFARTIFGARISLLVGLMSAACTALAGLLIGVIAGYSRSFDNVVMRVMDGLMSIPTILLAIALISLTGPGIGILIVAIAIPETPAVARLVRSVVLGVRGRPYVEAALCGGARLPRVLWRHILPSTVPALMVQGATVCASAIMTEAGLSFLGVGVPPEIPSWGNMIASSRLYLAIAPLTIFAPGICLAVTVLAVNLLGDGLRDMFDPRAKQRR from the coding sequence ATGACGATTTTGTCCGCACCAGTTGAAGCTGTGCCGATGGGCCGGCTGCGAATATCTGACATTCCCCGTCTAACAAGGCGTCATCCGCTGGTCCTGGCGGGCGGCGGCCTGTTGGCGCTCCTCATCGTTCTGGCGCTGGCCGCCCCGCTTTACGCCGGCGATCCAGTGAACCTGGATCCATTCAAGCGCCTCCAGCCGCCTTCCGCCGAAATGTGGTTTGGGAGCGACAATCTGGGCCGGGATGTGTTTGCGCGAACGATCTTCGGTGCCCGCATTTCCCTCTTGGTCGGATTGATGTCGGCGGCGTGCACGGCTCTTGCCGGGCTTCTGATCGGTGTCATCGCCGGCTACAGCCGCAGCTTCGACAACGTCGTCATGCGGGTCATGGACGGCCTGATGTCGATCCCGACGATTCTGTTGGCGATTGCGCTCATTTCTCTGACAGGACCGGGAATCGGCATCCTTATCGTCGCGATCGCGATCCCCGAGACGCCAGCCGTCGCGCGGCTGGTTCGTTCGGTGGTTCTGGGTGTTCGCGGGCGTCCCTATGTTGAGGCCGCACTCTGCGGCGGGGCGCGCCTGCCGAGGGTGCTGTGGCGACATATCCTCCCGAGCACCGTTCCGGCGCTCATGGTCCAGGGCGCTACAGTCTGCGCCAGCGCGATCATGACGGAGGCGGGGCTGAGCTTCCTCGGCGTGGGCGTGCCGCCGGAGATTCCGAGCTGGGGCAACATGATCGCCAGTTCGCGCCTGTATCTCGCCATCGCCCCATTGACGATCTTCGCCCCCGGTATCTGCCTTGCCGTCACAGTCCTTGCCGTCAACCTGCTTGGCGATGGCCTGCGCGACATGTTTGATCCCCGCGCCAAGCAGAGGCGCTAA
- a CDS encoding ABC transporter ATP-binding protein, giving the protein MQMHQTAGNDVLLDVRNLETHFYGEDSVTRALSGISFQVKKGETLGIVGESGCGKSVTALSILRLLPKLTARTVGGEIRFHGRDLLELSDREMRKVRGDQIAMIFQEPMTSLNPVYTVGRQIAEAVQIHTKASRSVAMAKAEEMLRLVRIADPERRVDNYPHEMSGGMRQRAMIAMALACSPELLIADEPTTALDVTIQAQILRLIVDLKERTGTAVMFITHDLGVVAETCQRVIVMYAGRIVEQANVMDLFARPAHPYTQGLMRSVPDRRRGRQRRLPEIPGIVPSLREHIVGCSFAPRCPFAVDICRDKTPALRDVGPSHAAACWRAEEVMGA; this is encoded by the coding sequence ATGCAGATGCATCAAACCGCAGGCAATGATGTGCTTCTCGACGTTCGAAATCTCGAGACGCACTTTTACGGCGAAGACAGCGTCACCCGTGCGCTCAGCGGCATCAGCTTCCAGGTCAAGAAAGGCGAAACGCTTGGCATCGTCGGCGAATCGGGATGCGGGAAGAGCGTCACCGCTCTCTCCATTCTTCGCCTGCTGCCGAAGCTGACCGCCAGGACCGTCGGCGGCGAGATCCGCTTTCACGGACGCGACCTGCTTGAGCTGTCCGATCGCGAGATGCGAAAGGTCCGCGGCGATCAGATCGCCATGATCTTCCAGGAGCCGATGACCAGCCTGAACCCGGTCTATACGGTCGGCCGCCAGATTGCAGAGGCGGTGCAAATCCACACGAAAGCGTCCCGCTCGGTGGCTATGGCAAAGGCAGAAGAGATGCTGCGTCTCGTCCGCATCGCGGACCCTGAGCGTCGCGTCGACAACTATCCGCATGAAATGTCGGGTGGCATGCGCCAGCGCGCCATGATCGCCATGGCCCTTGCTTGCTCGCCGGAACTGTTGATCGCCGACGAGCCGACGACAGCGCTCGACGTCACCATCCAGGCGCAGATCCTGCGGCTGATCGTCGATCTGAAGGAGCGCACGGGAACGGCCGTGATGTTCATCACGCATGATCTGGGCGTTGTGGCCGAGACATGCCAGCGCGTGATCGTGATGTATGCTGGCCGGATCGTAGAACAAGCGAACGTCATGGATTTGTTCGCGCGACCGGCGCATCCCTACACTCAAGGGCTCATGCGATCGGTGCCTGACCGGCGGCGCGGCCGACAGCGCCGCCTTCCAGAAATTCCCGGCATTGTCCCAAGCCTGCGCGAGCACATTGTGGGCTGCAGCTTTGCGCCTCGCTGCCCGTTCGCTGTCGACATTTGCCGCGACAAGACGCCTGCCCTGCGTGATGTCGGGCCGAGCCACGCCGCGGCTTGCTGGCGCGCGGAAGAGGTGATGGGCGCATGA
- a CDS encoding ABC transporter ATP-binding protein: MNGPLLKVENLTKHYPLGSGIFKKGIPVIRAVEDVSFSVEAGETLCIVGESGCGKSTVARLLMRLVEPTGGRVLIDGTDIAGLKKDALHAWRRRMQMVFQDPYSSLNPRLTAGQIITEPVENFERLSRKQRQALAADLLRQVGMSPEMMHRLPSELSGGQRQRLGIARALALQPSLIIADEAVSALDVSVQAQILNLLLDLQQQIGLAFVFISHDLGVVEHIAHRVAVMYLGRIVELAPSEAFFAKPVHPYTEALIAAAPVPDPTRVRLEAPVEGEVPSPINPPSGCAFHPRCPLAVERCRIDVPPLVPMADGRVVACHVRAPATDVAAEPAAAANLAMPISAITGR; the protein is encoded by the coding sequence ATGAACGGTCCTCTGCTGAAAGTCGAGAATCTGACCAAGCACTATCCGCTTGGCTCGGGAATCTTCAAGAAAGGCATTCCGGTGATCCGGGCGGTGGAGGATGTGTCCTTTTCGGTCGAGGCGGGCGAGACGCTGTGCATCGTCGGTGAATCCGGCTGCGGCAAGTCCACCGTGGCGCGGCTCTTGATGCGGCTCGTCGAGCCGACGGGCGGGCGCGTGCTAATCGACGGTACCGATATTGCGGGCCTCAAGAAGGACGCGCTTCACGCCTGGCGCCGTCGGATGCAGATGGTGTTTCAGGATCCTTACTCGTCGCTGAACCCGCGCCTCACCGCTGGGCAAATCATCACCGAACCCGTCGAGAATTTCGAGCGTCTCAGCCGGAAGCAGCGCCAGGCACTCGCCGCGGACCTTCTCCGACAGGTCGGAATGTCGCCCGAGATGATGCACAGGCTGCCGTCCGAGTTGTCGGGCGGCCAGCGCCAGCGGCTCGGGATCGCGCGGGCGCTGGCCCTCCAACCCTCGCTCATCATCGCCGACGAAGCGGTCTCAGCCCTTGACGTGTCCGTGCAGGCACAGATCTTGAACCTGCTTCTGGATCTCCAGCAGCAGATCGGCCTCGCGTTCGTCTTCATCTCGCATGACCTCGGCGTCGTGGAGCATATCGCGCATCGCGTCGCCGTCATGTATCTGGGGCGGATCGTGGAACTCGCCCCATCCGAGGCGTTCTTCGCCAAGCCGGTCCACCCCTATACCGAGGCGCTGATTGCGGCAGCTCCGGTGCCCGATCCGACGCGGGTTCGGCTGGAGGCGCCCGTTGAGGGCGAGGTGCCAAGCCCCATCAATCCGCCGAGTGGGTGCGCCTTCCATCCACGCTGTCCGCTCGCGGTCGAGCGTTGCCGCATCGACGTGCCACCTTTGGTGCCGATGGCAGATGGGCGCGTCGTGGCCTGTCACGTGCGCGCTCCAGCCACGGACGTTGCGGCCGAGCCGGCTGCGGCGGCCAACTTGGCTATGCCAATCTCAGCAATTACCGGGAGATAG
- a CDS encoding serine hydrolase domain-containing protein, with translation MGMLEFDGHRYLDGRASDPRDLGWMRDAPPPVEKRITIESDTVLQFPQMRWSLSHMRELMPTVNVWRKPGAPSHFERHEKTGEIDALTFTDTNGRTLRFDEALIDNYTDGIVVLHRGRLVYERYFGALEPHLPHACHSVTKSYAGTVAAAFVHEDVLNDTKTVAYYLPELQGTGWEDATLRQVMDMQTGLAYTEVYEDERSGVRAYMRACGWRPRPVGYDGPKTLCDYLQTVRKEGTHGETFDYKTVNTDVMTWVMTRVTGRSFAELLQERLWAPLGCEEDGYLTIDPVGTPLAGAGLSASLRDLARFGELIRCEGAWNGKQVIPAFVVHDVQNGDHPAKLSGGYSYRSQWWVTHDELGAVEARGIHGQRLYIAPEAEMVVVRFASHPFANSQVGDIITTPQMLALGRMLRG, from the coding sequence ATGGGAATGCTTGAATTCGATGGACATCGCTATCTTGATGGCCGCGCGTCCGATCCTCGGGATCTTGGCTGGATGCGTGACGCGCCGCCGCCCGTAGAAAAGCGCATCACGATCGAGAGTGATACCGTTCTCCAATTCCCGCAGATGCGCTGGTCGCTGTCGCACATGCGTGAGCTCATGCCTACAGTGAACGTGTGGCGAAAGCCTGGCGCGCCTTCGCATTTTGAGCGCCACGAGAAGACTGGCGAGATCGACGCATTGACGTTCACAGATACCAACGGACGCACCCTCCGCTTCGATGAAGCGCTCATCGACAACTACACCGATGGCATCGTAGTATTGCATCGCGGACGCCTAGTTTACGAGCGTTACTTCGGCGCCCTCGAGCCGCACCTGCCGCATGCGTGCCACTCAGTCACGAAGTCGTACGCAGGCACGGTCGCGGCCGCTTTCGTGCACGAAGACGTACTCAATGACACCAAGACGGTCGCGTATTACCTGCCCGAGCTTCAGGGCACGGGGTGGGAAGACGCCACGCTGCGCCAGGTAATGGATATGCAGACAGGTCTGGCCTACACGGAGGTGTACGAGGACGAACGCTCCGGCGTCAGGGCGTATATGCGCGCTTGCGGCTGGCGGCCGCGGCCGGTCGGCTACGACGGGCCAAAGACCTTGTGCGATTATCTGCAAACGGTGCGCAAGGAAGGCACCCACGGCGAAACTTTCGATTATAAGACCGTCAACACCGACGTAATGACCTGGGTGATGACGCGCGTGACTGGCCGCTCGTTTGCCGAACTGCTGCAAGAGCGCCTGTGGGCGCCGCTCGGCTGCGAGGAGGACGGCTACCTCACTATCGATCCCGTCGGCACGCCACTAGCCGGCGCTGGTCTGAGCGCGAGCCTGCGCGACCTCGCGCGCTTTGGCGAGTTGATACGATGCGAAGGTGCGTGGAATGGTAAGCAGGTCATTCCCGCATTCGTAGTGCACGACGTGCAAAACGGCGACCACCCGGCTAAGCTTTCCGGCGGCTACTCGTATCGCAGCCAGTGGTGGGTGACGCACGATGAGCTGGGCGCAGTCGAAGCCCGGGGCATCCACGGTCAGCGCCTCTATATCGCGCCGGAGGCGGAAATGGTGGTCGTCCGCTTCGCGTCGCATCCTTTCGCGAACTCCCAGGTCGGCGACATAATCACGACCCCGCAAATGTTAGCTCTAGGGCGAATGCTGCGCGGGTAG